A genomic window from Scophthalmus maximus strain ysfricsl-2021 chromosome 17, ASM2237912v1, whole genome shotgun sequence includes:
- the prrg2 gene encoding transmembrane gamma-carboxyglutamic acid protein 2 isoform X2 has product MTAMSAAWIPVLSLLQLAHCAVTSRHAREPVLLDEQSAASFLSRSLLYNNWDFELLVSGNLERECWEELCNKEEVREVYEDDAQTAKFWAEYVNSHEHTTGLDVSGLGAGVIAVLVCAVIATVLGIYCYKAKNKDGRTPAQAPVRMAADGRPVPEMVPLAGIAVPALPSYNEALNRSGVHDAPPPPYSGGAPSEQADPGDDE; this is encoded by the exons ATGACAGCCATGTCGGCCGCCTGGATCCCTGTGCTgtccctgctgcagctggcCCACTGTGCTGTCACCTCCAGGCACGCTCGAG AGCCCGTGTTGCTGGACGAGCAGTCGGCCGCCTCCTTCCTGTCCCGCTCGCTGCTCTACAACAACTGGGACTTTGAGCTGCTGGTGTCTGGCAACCTGGAGAGGGAGTGTTGGGAAGAGCTGTGCAACAAGGAGGAGGTCCGAGAGGTGTACGAGGACGACGCTCAAACG gCAAAGTTCTGGGCAGAATACGTCAACAGTCATG AGCATACTACCGGATTGGACGTGTCGGGCCTGGGGGCCGGGGTCATAGCTGTCTTGGTGTGTGCCGTCATTGCCACTGTGCTGGGAATCTACTGCTACAAAGCCAAGAACAAAGATGGGCGGACGCCGGCCCA AGCTCCAGTGAGGATGGCCGCCGACGGCCGCCCAGTCCCAGAGATGGTGCCACTTGCTGGGATCGCTGTTCCGGCTCTACCCAGCTACAATGAGGCTCTGAACCGCAGTGGTGTGCATGACGCTCCACCGCCACCTTATTCAGG GGGGGCGCCATCAGAGCAGGCTGATCCCGGAGACGATGAATGA
- the prrg2 gene encoding transmembrane gamma-carboxyglutamic acid protein 2 isoform X1 → MTAMSAAWIPVLSLLQLAHCAVTSRHARAEPVLLDEQSAASFLSRSLLYNNWDFELLVSGNLERECWEELCNKEEVREVYEDDAQTAKFWAEYVNSHEHTTGLDVSGLGAGVIAVLVCAVIATVLGIYCYKAKNKDGRTPAQAPVRMAADGRPVPEMVPLAGIAVPALPSYNEALNRSGVHDAPPPPYSGGAPSEQADPGDDE, encoded by the exons ATGACAGCCATGTCGGCCGCCTGGATCCCTGTGCTgtccctgctgcagctggcCCACTGTGCTGTCACCTCCAGGCACGCTCGAG CAGAGCCCGTGTTGCTGGACGAGCAGTCGGCCGCCTCCTTCCTGTCCCGCTCGCTGCTCTACAACAACTGGGACTTTGAGCTGCTGGTGTCTGGCAACCTGGAGAGGGAGTGTTGGGAAGAGCTGTGCAACAAGGAGGAGGTCCGAGAGGTGTACGAGGACGACGCTCAAACG gCAAAGTTCTGGGCAGAATACGTCAACAGTCATG AGCATACTACCGGATTGGACGTGTCGGGCCTGGGGGCCGGGGTCATAGCTGTCTTGGTGTGTGCCGTCATTGCCACTGTGCTGGGAATCTACTGCTACAAAGCCAAGAACAAAGATGGGCGGACGCCGGCCCA AGCTCCAGTGAGGATGGCCGCCGACGGCCGCCCAGTCCCAGAGATGGTGCCACTTGCTGGGATCGCTGTTCCGGCTCTACCCAGCTACAATGAGGCTCTGAACCGCAGTGGTGTGCATGACGCTCCACCGCCACCTTATTCAGG GGGGGCGCCATCAGAGCAGGCTGATCCCGGAGACGATGAATGA